The Skermanella rosea sequence CGCTGCCGGCCTCGTCGGCGAAGGCATGGCGGAAGGCGTTGGTGACCAGTTCGGCGGTTATCAGCGCCAGCGGAACCGCGAGGTCCGTCGGAACCTCGATGGCATCGGCCTCGACCTCCAGCCTCCGCCGGCGGCCATCCACGCCCAGGGTCTCGCCGAGGAAGGTGCAGATCTCGTCCAGGTACTCGTGGAAGGCGACGCCTTCGGCACTGTTGCGGGCATAGAGCATGCTGTGGACCTGGGCGATCGCCTGGATGCGCATCACCGCGGTCTGCAGGGCCTGCCGGGTGGCGGCATCGGCGGCACTGCGCGCCTGGATCCGAAGCAGGCTCATGACCATCTGCAGGCTGTTCTTGACCCGATGGTCCACCTCGCGGATCAGCAGGTCCTTGCGGCCGATCAGGGCGTCACGCTCGGCCACGGCGAGGTTCAGGCTGGCGGTCCGCTCCGCCACCTGCTTTTCCAGCGTCTCGTTGGCCAGCCGCAAGGCGGCATTGGCGTTTTCCAGCTCTTCCGCGGTGACCTGAAGCTCCTCCAGGGAAACCTGCAGTTCCTCGTTCAGGATCGATATCTCGCCCTCCAGCCCTGTCTGGGGGCGCCGAGCGTTCCGGCCGACCGACACCTGGGCTTCCAGATAACGCGCGTGGCTCTGTGCCAACAGATGGCGCAGATGGGCATTGTCGTTGATCAATTCCCTCCGCTCAGCCTGCAGCGAGGAATTCTCTTCGGCCAGGGCATCGAGACGCCTCGTCATGTCTTCGAGCGCGGTCTGGAGCTGTTCGTTTTCCTGACCGGTCGCCGCTTGGCGATGGCGTAGTTCCACCAGCTCGTCGGACTGCTGCCGAGGTCCATTCATGATCCGTCACCGAATTCAATTTAGCAATCTAGCCTAAGAAATATTTACATCCATGGCAATCAAGTCGGGCACGATTGCCGCAGAAGCTGAATTTTCTGCCGGATGAGATGAAATTTATTAGAACATACCGAATTTCCCCGCCAGGATCTTCAGATGCCAGCCTCTTCGGCACTGGGCGCCCTGATCCAGCCCTGCTCGAGAAAGCGCTGCAGCGCTTTCGCTTTTTCCTCTGCTTCCGCCCTTGCCTCGTCCCAGCGTCGCGAGGAAAGGTTATGCCCATTGTCCAGTGCCATTTCGGCCATCCGCCGACACAGCGCGGCACGCTCGTTCAAGGTTCGCAATGCGATCTCGAACGACTGCTCAAGCTTCTCGACCTGGCCGGCATCCATGTCGGCGATCGCGAAACGATGACCGATGTGGCAGGTATAGTAAGGCAACTGCCCGACCATTGTTTCCTTCAACGAGCCGCCGCAACCCGGGCAGGTCAGTGAAACCGGCTGCCCTATTTCGTATCTGCCTGTCACCTCGTCATCCTTTTCTGGTGCTTGCATGCTCTCGCCGTGCTCCTGCATACCTTCCGGAGCCTTGGCCTGGCCTGTGCCCGACAGGCGGACGACGAGTTCGGGGATATCCCCGACCGGCATGCAATGGTCGGCCCCAACATAGCGCAACGCATTGCTCGGCATGCCAGGATATTCAGCC is a genomic window containing:
- a CDS encoding sensor histidine kinase, which translates into the protein MNGPRQQSDELVELRHRQAATGQENEQLQTALEDMTRRLDALAEENSSLQAERRELINDNAHLRHLLAQSHARYLEAQVSVGRNARRPQTGLEGEISILNEELQVSLEELQVTAEELENANAALRLANETLEKQVAERTASLNLAVAERDALIGRKDLLIREVDHRVKNSLQMVMSLLRIQARSAADAATRQALQTAVMRIQAIAQVHSMLYARNSAEGVAFHEYLDEICTFLGETLGVDGRRRRLEVEADAIEVPTDLAVPLALITAELVTNAFRHAFADEAGSVRVCFRRSAGGGVELTVADDGCGLPPDFDWYRGSGLGLQVVKAMAEQVGGRLDVARQDGTRFTLKLPLPMTP
- a CDS encoding chemotaxis protein CheB; translation: MSNVMKCRDIIVVGASAGGLRALQIFVGGLPQDLAAAVFIVLHIGARRSAASRILNSSSPLPVAEAIDGGEIRNGHIHVAPPDHHLLLEPGHMRLTRGPRENRTRPAVDPLFRSAAEAYGPRVVGIILSGTLSDGTAGFSAIKRCGGVTVVQDPDEAEYPGMPSNALRYVGADHCMPVGDIPELVVRLSGTGQAKAPEGMQEHGESMQAPEKDDEVTGRYEIGQPVSLTCPGCGGSLKETMVGQLPYYTCHIGHRFAIADMDAGQVEKLEQSFEIALRTLNERAALCRRMAEMALDNGHNLSSRRWDEARAEAEEKAKALQRFLEQGWIRAPSAEEAGI